A stretch of the Syntrophorhabdaceae bacterium genome encodes the following:
- a CDS encoding flavodoxin family protein — protein sequence MKGIVIYFSLTGNTMKIARAIHLGMKSVIGHAHLAKLKDVDVQSLTDYDVIGLGAPVWGGVPPNVMRLVHDLPRLSGKHAFVFCTHGVLPERFFPPLFKQLTKKGLTVIGIRDWYGSVNRPALPTPYLTDGHPDEIDLEEAEGFGAEMAELSQKLEAGETVIMPTFPKMQMTPPNKLPRPLPERDASKCRYPACRTCMDHCPVGGIDLTSTPPVFAKGCSICYFCEMICPEGAIQVDYELRANASIPRIKDLFLKHLAQAEAEGRFRRLVPLEKVGWDTPYYKVHNKHPRFVVPEEDPL from the coding sequence TCTATTTTTCTCTCACGGGAAACACCATGAAGATCGCCAGGGCAATTCATCTGGGCATGAAGTCCGTGATAGGGCATGCCCACCTGGCAAAACTCAAGGATGTGGATGTACAGTCGCTTACCGACTATGACGTGATCGGTTTAGGTGCGCCCGTGTGGGGCGGGGTGCCTCCCAACGTAATGCGGCTCGTCCACGACCTACCCCGACTCTCGGGCAAACACGCCTTCGTCTTTTGTACTCACGGGGTACTGCCGGAGCGTTTCTTTCCGCCGCTTTTCAAACAGTTGACCAAAAAAGGACTGACGGTGATCGGGATTCGCGACTGGTACGGAAGCGTGAACAGGCCGGCCTTGCCAACACCCTACCTTACGGACGGACATCCCGATGAGATAGACCTCGAGGAAGCGGAAGGCTTTGGGGCAGAGATGGCCGAACTGAGCCAAAAGCTTGAGGCCGGCGAGACCGTCATTATGCCCACCTTCCCCAAGATGCAGATGACGCCGCCCAACAAGCTTCCCAGGCCGCTGCCCGAGCGCGATGCAAGTAAGTGTCGCTACCCTGCATGTCGAACCTGCATGGATCATTGTCCGGTGGGCGGCATCGACCTGACTTCGACTCCGCCGGTGTTCGCAAAAGGTTGCAGTATCTGTTATTTTTGCGAAATGATATGTCCGGAAGGCGCCATACAAGTGGATTATGAACTGCGTGCCAATGCGTCAATTCCGCGAATCAAAGACCTGTTCCTAAAGCATCTCGCTCAGGCCGAGGCCGAGGGACGCTTCAGGAGACTTGTGCCCCTCGAAAAGGTGGGCTGGGACACGCCCTATTACAAGGTGCACAACAAGCATCCCCGTTTTGTTGTCCCTGAAGAAGACCCTTTATAG
- a CDS encoding tetratricopeptide repeat protein codes for MAYDLYALQNNVDTLTGQGKYREAIELLKRESESVRDDNVVRGAILNELGGLCRAVGFYAESEAAFQQAMEILSRSPGKDDPDYATTINNLAGTYRLMGQYAKAESLFTEAADIYARTLGKKHFLYASALNNLGLLYQDMKAFEKALTLHKEALDIVREDKDNPIAYATTLNNLAGPYRATSRNDEAREVAQEALEIYRRILGEEHPLYASGLNNLASLYSVMGNYEKAEPLYVQALRICRRIFGNDHPDSRAAANNLILMYEKMGNHEKAGQLRSEIKETDGTQAKV; via the coding sequence ATGGCTTACGATTTGTACGCGTTACAAAACAACGTGGATACGCTTACCGGTCAAGGCAAATATCGGGAAGCCATTGAGCTACTCAAGAGAGAATCCGAATCGGTCCGCGATGACAATGTGGTTCGGGGCGCCATACTCAACGAATTGGGGGGTCTCTGTCGGGCGGTGGGTTTTTATGCGGAATCCGAAGCCGCCTTCCAACAAGCAATGGAAATTCTGAGCCGGTCCCCGGGAAAGGATGACCCTGACTACGCGACGACCATCAATAATCTTGCCGGAACCTATCGTCTTATGGGCCAATACGCCAAGGCTGAATCTCTTTTTACCGAAGCTGCTGATATCTATGCCCGAACCCTGGGGAAGAAGCATTTCCTGTACGCGAGCGCCCTCAACAATCTTGGCCTTTTGTATCAGGACATGAAGGCGTTCGAAAAGGCTCTGACTCTTCACAAAGAGGCCCTTGATATCGTCCGAGAGGATAAAGATAACCCCATTGCATATGCGACCACGCTTAACAATCTCGCCGGGCCGTACCGGGCTACAAGTCGAAACGACGAGGCGCGTGAGGTGGCGCAGGAAGCCCTCGAGATTTACCGGAGGATTCTCGGGGAAGAGCACCCGCTTTATGCCTCGGGACTTAACAATCTTGCATCACTCTATTCGGTAATGGGCAATTACGAGAAGGCAGAGCCGCTCTACGTGCAGGCCTTAAGGATTTGCCGCAGGATATTCGGAAATGACCACCCCGATTCGCGGGCCGCGGCCAACAATCTCATCCTCATGTACGAGAAGATGGGTAACCATGAGAAGGCCGGGCAACTACGCTCTGAGATAAAAGAGACGGATGGGACCCAGGCGAAAGTTTAA
- a CDS encoding DUF4037 domain-containing protein, whose protein sequence is MVKGLTLSEQYFSQVCAPMIEAKFKAFEEKIAAGLVGDGSECFGFDDEISRDHDFGPSFCLWLTQEDYEKIGARLQAEVETLPREFGGVPARQESAFGGGRTGVFEIGRFYKRFIGVDHVPDSLQQWRAIPEENLAAATNGKVFRDPLGEFTAFRERLKGFYPEDVRLKRIASRCMTIAQSGQYNYARCIRRKEFVAALSAEAIFINDTISMVFLLNKEYKPFYKWMHRALKSLPILGEAVYTLLTDLVTIDGRESGEAQYEKKSACMEGLVRLITEELKNQGLSDSPSDFLLNHGPLVQAKIEDTMLRQMDVWTE, encoded by the coding sequence ATGGTAAAAGGGCTGACCTTATCGGAGCAATATTTCTCCCAGGTCTGTGCACCCATGATAGAGGCAAAGTTTAAAGCCTTTGAGGAGAAGATAGCGGCAGGACTCGTAGGCGACGGTTCAGAGTGTTTCGGATTCGATGATGAGATATCGCGAGACCACGACTTTGGCCCCTCCTTCTGCCTATGGCTCACCCAAGAAGATTACGAAAAAATCGGTGCACGCCTGCAGGCCGAGGTTGAGACGCTTCCGCGAGAGTTCGGCGGCGTGCCGGCAAGACAGGAAAGCGCCTTTGGAGGCGGCAGGACCGGAGTGTTTGAGATAGGGCGGTTTTACAAACGATTTATCGGTGTGGACCATGTGCCGGACTCCCTTCAACAATGGCGGGCCATACCCGAAGAAAACCTGGCCGCCGCAACAAACGGCAAGGTTTTCCGGGACCCGCTCGGCGAGTTCACGGCTTTCAGGGAGCGCTTAAAAGGGTTTTATCCCGAAGATGTGAGACTAAAAAGAATCGCCTCCCGTTGTATGACGATCGCTCAATCAGGTCAGTACAATTATGCGCGGTGTATAAGACGGAAGGAATTCGTGGCTGCCCTGTCGGCGGAGGCGATCTTTATCAACGATACGATCTCTATGGTCTTTCTTCTCAACAAAGAGTATAAGCCTTTCTACAAATGGATGCACAGGGCCCTGAAAAGCCTGCCTATCCTGGGAGAGGCCGTCTATACACTCCTTACAGATCTTGTCACGATAGACGGGCGTGAGTCAGGCGAAGCCCAATACGAGAAGAAAAGCGCTTGCATGGAAGGTCTCGTCCGACTGATTACAGAGGAGTTGAAAAATCAGGGCCTAAGCGATTCCCCGAGCGACTTTCTTCTTAATCACGGCCCTTTGGTTCAGGCGAAGATAGAGGACACCATGCTGCGCCAGATGGATGTCTGGACGGAGTAA
- a CDS encoding DUF4125 family protein — translation MTREEIIASIIAIEWDMFQAVPNIGGAAPCQDERQTFEIMRLSQAASWSQAALRSYLHDLTQAQRQDRNLMTEKYARMMKSTSPQEYARIDHLIPATSPSALLLIEKISAIILDWEGELAKKYPRLLERGRPLRSSHDSHLVTSLETYLKSELATYSLKTLELYYEHLAEEQSKHINGSEITLALTVKQYGFQSLEEANRKLEA, via the coding sequence ATGACCAGGGAAGAGATTATCGCGAGCATCATAGCTATCGAGTGGGACATGTTTCAGGCCGTCCCTAACATAGGAGGAGCTGCCCCCTGTCAGGATGAGCGACAGACCTTTGAGATCATGCGGCTAAGCCAGGCGGCGAGCTGGTCTCAAGCAGCCCTTAGGAGCTATCTTCATGACCTGACCCAGGCGCAAAGACAGGACAGGAATCTCATGACTGAGAAGTATGCCCGGATGATGAAATCAACCTCGCCTCAAGAATATGCTCGTATAGACCATCTCATCCCCGCTACGAGCCCGAGCGCTCTGTTACTGATAGAGAAGATTTCCGCAATCATTCTCGACTGGGAAGGAGAGCTCGCGAAAAAGTATCCCCGACTTCTTGAGCGGGGCAGGCCGCTCAGAAGCTCACACGACTCGCATCTGGTGACGTCTCTTGAAACTTACTTAAAGAGCGAGCTTGCCACCTATTCGCTTAAGACACTTGAATTGTATTATGAACACCTCGCAGAAGAACAATCAAAACATATAAACGGGTCGGAGATAACCCTTGCCCTGACCGTGA